The Bos taurus isolate L1 Dominette 01449 registration number 42190680 breed Hereford chromosome 18, ARS-UCD2.0, whole genome shotgun sequence genome has a window encoding:
- the FUZ gene encoding protein fuzzy homolog, whose protein sequence is MGEEGTEGTIHLLCLAASSGVPLFCRSSRGGAPARQQLPFSVIGSLNGVHMFGQNLEVQLSSSRTEDTTVVWKSFHDSITLIVLSSEEGTSELRLERLLQMVFGAMVLLVGLEELTNIRNVERLKKELRASYRLIDSFLGDSELIGDLTQCVDCVVPPEGSLLQEALSGFAEAAGTAFISLVVSGRVVAATESWWRLGMPEAVLLPWLVGSLPPQAARDYPVYLPHGSPTVPHRLLTLTLLPDLELCLLCGPQPPLSQLDAQLLERWWQPLLEPLRGCLPLGTRALPAGFPLHTDILGLLLLHLELKRCLFTVEPSRDKEPSPEHRRRLLRSFYTLVTATHFPPEPGQPEEKAEEAIHRAQVARACYLVLGTEEPGTGWRLVALQLGPRRLLLLLSAQSPTYGLRGLATHTLHALTPLL, encoded by the exons atgggggaggaggggaccGAGGGCACGATACATCTGCTGTGCCTCGCTGCATCTAGCGGGGTCCCCCTGTTTTGCAGGAGCAGCCGCGGTGGCGCCCCCGCCCGCCAACAG CTCCCATTCTCTGTCATCGGCTCTCTCAATGGAGTCCACATGTTTGGGCAAAATCTTGAGGTGCAACTGAGCTCTTCGAGGACGGAGGACACAACCGTGGTGTGGAAGAGCTTCCACGACAG CATCACCCTCATTGTTCTGTCGTCTGAGGAGGGCACCTCGGAGCTGAGGCTGGAGAGACTACTCCAGATGGTATTTGGGGCCATG GTTCTTCTCGTGGGACTTGAAGAGCTAACCAATATCCGCAATGTAGAGAGACTGAAGAAGGAGCTGAGG GCCAGTTACCGCCTCATCGACAGCTTCCTGGGGGACTCAGAGCTCATCGGAGACCTGACCCAGTGTGTGGACTGTGTGGTTCCTCCCGAGGGGTCCCTGCTGCAG GAAGCCCTCTCTGGGTTCGCTGAGGCGGCGGGCACGGCCTTCATCAGCCTGGTCGTGTCAGGCCGGGTGGTTGCAGCGACCGAGAGCTGGTGGCGGCTGGGGATGCCGGAGGCCGTGCTGCTCCCATGGCTGGTGGGGTCCCTGCCCCCGCAGGCCGCTCGCGACTACCCGGTGTACCTGCCGCACGGGAGCCCCAcg GTTCCACACCGGCTACTGACCCTGACGCTTCTGCCGGACTTGGAGCTGTGTCTTCTCTGCGGCCCGCAGCCTCCTCTCAGCCAGCTGGATGCGCAG CTTCTGGAGCGCTGGTGGCAGCCCCTGTTGGAGCCGCTGCGGGGCTGCCTGCCGCTGGGAACCCGAGCGCTGCCCGCGGGCTTCCCACTGCACACGGACATCCTCGG GCTGCTGCTCCTCCACCTGGAACTGAAACGCTGTCTCTTCACGGTGGAGCCCTCGCGGGATAAAG AACCGTCTCCGGAGCACCGCCGGCGCCTTCTCCGCTCTTTCTACACCCTGGTTACCGCCACTCACTTCCCACCAG AGCCGGGGCAGCCAGAGGAGAAAGCAGAAGAGGCCATCCACCGGGCCCAGGTAGCCAGAGCCTGCTACTTGGTGTTGGGGACTGAGGAGCCAGGCACAGGATGGCGGCTGGTGGCGCTGCAGTTGGGGCCacggcggctgctgctgctgctgtctgcTCAGAGTCCCACATACGGGCTGCGGGGCCTGGCCACCCACACTCTGCATGCCCTCACCCCGCTCCTCTGA
- the FUZ gene encoding protein fuzzy homolog isoform X1: MFGQNLEVQLSSSRTEDTTVVWKSFHDSITLIVLSSEEGTSELRLERLLQMVFGAMVLLVGLEELTNIRNVERLKKELRASYRLIDSFLGDSELIGDLTQCVDCVVPPEGSLLQEALSGFAEAAGTAFISLVVSGRVVAATESWWRLGMPEAVLLPWLVGSLPPQAARDYPVYLPHGSPTVPHRLLTLTLLPDLELCLLCGPQPPLSQLDAQLLERWWQPLLEPLRGCLPLGTRALPAGFPLHTDILGLLLLHLELKRCLFTVEPSRDKEPSPEHRRRLLRSFYTLVTATHFPPEPGQPEEKAEEAIHRAQVARACYLVLGTEEPGTGWRLVALQLGPRRLLLLLSAQSPTYGLRGLATHTLHALTPLL; this comes from the exons ATGTTTGGGCAAAATCTTGAGGTGCAACTGAGCTCTTCGAGGACGGAGGACACAACCGTGGTGTGGAAGAGCTTCCACGACAG CATCACCCTCATTGTTCTGTCGTCTGAGGAGGGCACCTCGGAGCTGAGGCTGGAGAGACTACTCCAGATGGTATTTGGGGCCATG GTTCTTCTCGTGGGACTTGAAGAGCTAACCAATATCCGCAATGTAGAGAGACTGAAGAAGGAGCTGAGG GCCAGTTACCGCCTCATCGACAGCTTCCTGGGGGACTCAGAGCTCATCGGAGACCTGACCCAGTGTGTGGACTGTGTGGTTCCTCCCGAGGGGTCCCTGCTGCAG GAAGCCCTCTCTGGGTTCGCTGAGGCGGCGGGCACGGCCTTCATCAGCCTGGTCGTGTCAGGCCGGGTGGTTGCAGCGACCGAGAGCTGGTGGCGGCTGGGGATGCCGGAGGCCGTGCTGCTCCCATGGCTGGTGGGGTCCCTGCCCCCGCAGGCCGCTCGCGACTACCCGGTGTACCTGCCGCACGGGAGCCCCAcg GTTCCACACCGGCTACTGACCCTGACGCTTCTGCCGGACTTGGAGCTGTGTCTTCTCTGCGGCCCGCAGCCTCCTCTCAGCCAGCTGGATGCGCAG CTTCTGGAGCGCTGGTGGCAGCCCCTGTTGGAGCCGCTGCGGGGCTGCCTGCCGCTGGGAACCCGAGCGCTGCCCGCGGGCTTCCCACTGCACACGGACATCCTCGG GCTGCTGCTCCTCCACCTGGAACTGAAACGCTGTCTCTTCACGGTGGAGCCCTCGCGGGATAAAG AACCGTCTCCGGAGCACCGCCGGCGCCTTCTCCGCTCTTTCTACACCCTGGTTACCGCCACTCACTTCCCACCAG AGCCGGGGCAGCCAGAGGAGAAAGCAGAAGAGGCCATCCACCGGGCCCAGGTAGCCAGAGCCTGCTACTTGGTGTTGGGGACTGAGGAGCCAGGCACAGGATGGCGGCTGGTGGCGCTGCAGTTGGGGCCacggcggctgctgctgctgctgtctgcTCAGAGTCCCACATACGGGCTGCGGGGCCTGGCCACCCACACTCTGCATGCCCTCACCCCGCTCCTCTGA